In Williamsoniiplasma luminosum, the genomic stretch ACTTCTTATTGGCAATAATAGTTATCAAATTTCGATCTTTTATCTAGTTGCTGGAATTTTATTTATTTTAGGAAGTTTGAGTGATTTTTTAGACGGATATTTAGCCAGAAAAAATAATCAAGTAACTGATTTTGGAAAATTTTTTGATCCAATCGCGGATAAACTTTTAGTTAATACAACGTTAATTCTATTTGCTTGAACAGGAATGTTGCCTGTTTGGATTGCTTTGATTTTGATTGCAAGAGATATCTTTGTCGATTTTATCCGCATGATTTTAAGCAAAAAACAAGTAACTCTTGCAGCCGGAATTTGAGGAAAATTAAAAACAACTTTCCAAATGCTTGGATTAAGTTTAATTTTCTTTTTATCATACAAATTTTTCCCTCAACACCAATTCCAAGAATATGGTTGATTGAATATGGTTGTTCAAATTCCGATGTTTATCGCCACAGGATTTAGTCTTTATTCTGGAGTTGATTACTTCATTAAAGCTTATCCAACACTATTTAAAGGAAACACAAATGTTTAATAATTGAAAAATTTTTGATGAATATAAAAATCTAAAATTAACAGATGTAATCAAAACACAATTAAATCAATACTATGATTTTCTGGTTTCAGAAAATGAAAAATATAACCTAACAAGAATCACTTCTGAAAACGAAGTTTTTGAAAAACATTTTTTGGATTCATTACTATTCACTCAAGAAATTAATTTGGAAAATCAAACGATTGCCGATATTGGAACTGGTCCTGGATTTCCAGGAGTTGTTTTAAAAATCTTTTTTCCGAATTTAAAAATCACATTAATTGAGTCTAATAATAAAAAAGTTTTATTTTTAA encodes the following:
- the pgsA gene encoding CDP-diacylglycerol--glycerol-3-phosphate 3-phosphatidyltransferase, producing the protein MNWPNRITVFRLILVPFITILMLLGFYLKAETLLIGNNSYQISIFYLVAGILFILGSLSDFLDGYLARKNNQVTDFGKFFDPIADKLLVNTTLILFAWTGMLPVWIALILIARDIFVDFIRMILSKKQVTLAAGIWGKLKTTFQMLGLSLIFFLSYKFFPQHQFQEYGWLNMVVQIPMFIATGFSLYSGVDYFIKAYPTLFKGNTNV